The Acanthochromis polyacanthus isolate Apoly-LR-REF ecotype Palm Island chromosome 5, KAUST_Apoly_ChrSc, whole genome shotgun sequence genome includes a window with the following:
- the LOC110957098 gene encoding keratin, type II cytoskeletal 8-like, translated as MKSYTSHSVSSRGFPLRAASVRAVTQSYGSSGSFGGYGSAGSSYSSGTGFGNSGGITAMRAGMNFAAPPIQAVQVNNSLLAPLNLEIDPTIQAVRTQEKEQIKTLNNRFASFIDKVRFLEQQNKMLETKWSLLQDQTTTRSNIDGMFEAYIANLRRQLDGLGNEKVKLEGELKNMQGLVEDFKRKYEDEINKRAAAENEFVLLKKDVDAAYMNKVELEAKVDALQDEINFLRAVYEAELRELQGQIKDTSVIVEMDNSRNLDMDAIVAEVRAQYEDIANRTKQEAETWYKAKYEEMQTSAGQYGDDLRTTKSEIAELNRMIARLQNEIEAVKGQRANLEAQIAEAEERGEMAVKDAKLRIRELEEALQRAKQDMARQVREYQELMNVKLALDIEIATYRKLLEGEESRLSTGSNATIHVQSSSGSSVSSGMGMTGGYGFGASGFSSNTSGGTGYGSKMTVQSSRRSVF; from the exons atgaagtcTTATACATCACACTCAGTTTCAAGCAGAGGCTTTCCCCTCAGGGCTGCCTCTGTGAGAGCAGTCACCCAAAGCTATGGCTCTAGTGGTAGCTTCGGGGGTTATGGCAGTGCTGGCAGTTCTTACTCTTCCGGTACTGGTTTTGGTAACAGCGGTGGCATCACTGCGATGAGGGCCGGAATGAATTTCGCCGCACCACCCATCCAAGCGGTCCAGGTCAACAACAGCCTGCTGGCCCCCCTGAACCTGGAGATTGACCCAACCATCCAGGCTGTCCGCACCCAGGAGAAGGAACAGATCAAGACCCTGAACAACCGCTTTGCCTCCTTCATTGACAAG GTTCGTTTTctggagcagcagaacaagATGCTGGAGACCAAATGGAGCCTCCTGCAGGATCAGACCACCACCCGCTCCAACATCGATGGCATGTTTGAGGCCTACATTGCCAACCTGCGCAGACAGCTTGATGGGCTGGGCAACGAGAAGGTCAAGCTGGAGGGAGAGCTCAAGAACATGCAGGGCCTGGTTGAAGACTTCAAGAGGAA GTATGAGGATGAAATCAACAAACGTGCAGCTGCTGAGAATGAATTTGTGCTCCTGAAGaag GATGTTGATGCTGCCTACATGAACAAGGTGGAGCTGGAGGCCAAGGTTGATGCTCTTCAGGATGAGATCAACTTCCTCAGGGCTGTCTATGAGGCT GAGCTTCGTGAACTGCAGGGCCAGATCAAGGACACCTCTGTCATTGTGGAGATGGATAACAGTCGTAACCTCGACATGGATGCCATTGTGGCTGAAGTGCGTGCCCAGTATGAGGACATCGCCAACAGAACCAAGCAAGAAGCAGAGACCTGGTACAAAGCGAAG tatGAGGAGATGCAGACCTCTGCCGGACAGTATGGAGATGACCTGCGCACAACCAAGAGTGAGATCGCTGAGCTGAACCGCATGATTGCCCGTCTTCAGAATGAGATTGAGGCTGTAAAGGGACAG AGGGCCAACCTGGAGGCTCAGATTGCAGAGGCTGAGGAGCGTGGCGAGATGGCAGTGAAGGATGCCAAACTCCGCATCCGGGAACTGGAGGAGGCTCTGCAGAGAGCCAAGCAGGACATGGCCCGCCAGGTGCGTGAGTACCAGGAGCTGATGAACGTCAAGCTGGCTCTGGACATTGAGATCGCCACCTACAGGAAACTgctggaaggagaggagagcag ACTCTCCACAGGCAGCAACGCAACCATCCACGTGCAGAGCAGCAGCGGAAGTTCAG TATCTTCCGGTATGGGTATGACTGGAGGATACGGATTTGGTGCCAGCGGCTTTTCTTCCAACACGTCTGGCGGGACTGGTTATGGCAGCAAGATGACAGTTCAGTCAAGCAGGAGGAGTGTCTTTTAA